The region CGGTGGCGCCGACGACACCCTGGATCGAGTAGTCGCGCGCCGCCCTGGCGCCGAAGTTGACGACGTCGTCGCCGTCGTCCACGTGGACCTCGCCGTAGGTCGCGGCGGTGTACTCGGCGTCGCCGCTGTGGGCGGTCCTGAACGTGCCGGGCACGTAGCCGGCCGGCGTCTGGGTGTCGGCGACGAACCAGTCGTAGGACGTGTTCGGCGTCAGCCCGGTGAACGTGCCGGTGAAGAACGTGTAGAACGGACCGGCGTTGTTGTCGATGCCCTCGGCGTCGTGACGGCCGAGCGGCAGCACGATGCAGTCGGCGGGCGCAGGCGTCGCGGTGACGCAGGCCGCGGCACCGCCGCTGCCGCCCGCCGGGCGTGCGTAGGCGGTCGCGTTGGTGGTGACGTCGGCGGCGTTCTCGTTGAACGTCACGGTCATCGTGGTGGCGGCGTCGCCGGTCAGCGCGAGATGCGCGTCGACGATCGCCGCGTTGGCGGCAGCGGGGCTCAGTGCGGCGGCGACGGTGGTCGCGGCCAGCAGCAGGCGCCCCCGCCGGGGGAACTGCGGAACCATGTTGTACGTCCTGAACTTGGGGTGGTGGGACGCTGCGGTACTCAAGCCCCAGCGCCGTCGCCGACTCGTTGCCGAGTGGTGAAGGAGCTGTGGCCTTTCTGGTTCCGCGTGTTTCTGAGCAGGAAGATCGGGGTCGCGAGCATCGCGACGCCGCTGAGGGCGACCGCGGCCCGCAGGCTCGTCACGCTGGCCAGCACGCCCCAGAGCGCGGTCAGCGCGGCGATCGAGGCGCTGGAGGAGACCGACCAGGCCGAGAGCGTCCGGGCGACGCGGTCGTCGGGCGTCAGCTCCAGGCGCCGCGTCGCGTAGACCGGGTTGAAGATCCCGATCGTCGTCACCAGCCCGGTCTGGACGGCGATCACCAGCAGGATCCCGCCGATCCCCGCGGGGATGAACGCCAGCGGGATCGTCCAGCACGCGCGCAGCGAGCCGAAGATCCGCAGGACGCGGTCCTCTCCGAGCCGCGCGACCAGCGGCTTCGACAGCCGCGCGCCGACCAGCCCGCCCACGCACGGCACGCCGAAGGCGAGCGCGTACTGCCAGGGCGCGAAGCCGAGGCGGCCGAGCATCAGGACCGCCATCAGCGGCGCGGTCGCCATGATCAGGCCGCCAACCAAGATGGTGTTGAAGAACAGCGGCCGCAGCGCGGGATCGCCGAGGATGTGGCGCCAGCCGTCGAGCAGGTCGCCGGGGCGCGTGACGCGCGCCTGCGCCGCCGGCGCCGGCCCGCGCGGGACGCGCCGCAGCGCCGCGGCCGAGCCGACGTAGCTGGCGGCGTCGGCGACCATCGTCGCGACCGGTCCCAGGACGCTGATGAGCAGCCCGCCGAGCGGCGGCCCGGCGACGATCGACGTCCACAGCGTCGACTCCAGCCGCGCGTTGGAGCGCAGCAGCTCCTCCCTCGGGACGAGCGCCTTCACGCACGCGCCGCTGGCCGCCTTGAACCCGATGTCGGCCGCGCCGACGACGATCGCGACCGCCACCAGCTGCCCGAACCGCAGCGCGCCGAGCCAGTACGCGACCGGGATCGTGACCAGCGCCGCGCACCGGACGAGGTCCATCGCGACCATGACCCCGCGCTTGCGCCGCCGCTCCACCCACGGGCCGAGCGGCACCGCGGCGACGGCCGCGACGGCGAGCCCGGCGCTGGCCAGCAGCGACACCTTCGCCGGCCCCGCGTGCAGCACGATGATCGCCACGAGCGAGAACGCGTCGAACGCCAGGTAGGTCCCGAACGTGCTGACCGCATACGCGGCCCACAGCCATCCGAATCCTCCCCGCAGCCCGTTGCCCATGAACCGGCGTAGGGAATCAGAAGCTCCAGACGACGGGGACCCAGAAGATCGCTACGAGCAGGAACAACAGGGTGCAGGGCAGGCCGAAGCGCCAGTAGTCGCCGAAGCGGTAGCCGGCGGGGCTCATGATCATGAGGTTGCCGGGCGTGGAGATCGGCGTCAGGAACGACGCGCTGCAGGCCACTGCGAGGCTCATGAGGACGGGGCGCGGCGAGACGTCGAGGGCCTGGGCGGCGGAGACCCCGACGGGGATCAGGATCAGCGCGGTCGCGGTGTTGCTGACGGCGATGCTGAGCGCGACCGCGGCGAGCCCGAGGACGATCAGCAGGACGTGCGGGCCGGCGTTGCCGACGACGTCGAGGACGAGGTCGGCGAGGTCGTCGGCCGCGCCGGTCGTCTGGAGCGCGTGCGACAGCGGGATCAGGCCGGCGATCAGGACCACCGCGGTCCACTCGACCGCCCGGAACGCCTGGTCGACCCCGACGACTTGGAGCAGGACCAGCGCGCCCGCGGCCAGCACGCCCGCGACGGCCGCCGGCATCAGCCCGGCCGCGAGCGCGATCACCATGCAGCCGACCACGACCAGCGTGCGGCGCGCGCCCGGGCCGAGCGGCACGACCTGGCGGCGGACCGCGTCCGGGCGGTCGACCACGAGCACCTCGTCGCCGCCAAGGTGGTGCTCCAGCGCGCCCCACGGTCCCTCGAGCAGCAGCAGGTCACCCTCGCGCAGCGGCCCGTCGCGTGGCCCGAGGTCGGCGCCCGCGCGCCGGACGGCCAGGACGACGAGGTCGCCGCTCGGCGTCGCCATCCCGGGCACGAGGTCGAGCCCGACCAGCGCCGACCGCGGCGGCACGACCACCTCCGTCACGCCCGACGCGCGCGTGAACAGCGCGTCCGGGACCGCGTGGCGGACCAAGGTGTAGTCCTCGACCAGCGTCCGCGCGTGCTCGGACAGGTCCGGCGGCAGCGCGCGCGGCCTGCGCTCCGGCAGCAGCCGCGGGCCGAGCCACATCACCAGCGCCACGACGCCCACCACCAGCGGCACGCCGACCAGCGCGAACGTGAAGAAGCCGAACGCGTCGCCGGTCGTCCGGTCGGCCTCCTCGGCGACCAGCACGTTGACCGGCGAGCCCATCAACACCAACAACGCGCCCGCGTAGGCGCTGTAGGCCATCGGGATCAGCAGCCTCGACGGCGCGCGCCCGGTCCGGACCGCGGCGAGCACGGTCAGCGGCAGCAGCGCGGCGACCGCGCCGTTGGGCGTCAGGACCGCCGACAACCCCGCCGCCAGCAGCAGGAGCAACACCACCAACTTCCCGCCGCCGTCCCCCGCGGCGGCGACCAGCCGCTGCCCGGCCCACGTCGTCACGCCGGTCGCGTCCAGCGCCTCGCTGACGACGAACAGCGACGCGATGAACACCACGGTCGGGTCGCCGAAGCCGGCGAACGCCTCGTCGACGTCGATCACGCCCGCGCCGTACAGCGCCAGCGCCACGCCCAGCGCGACGACCGGCACCGGCAGCCGGTTCCACACGAACAACACCACCGCAGCGCCCAGCACCACGAAGGTGATGGTCGCGTCGCTCACACCGGCCAGCCGGGCCCCAGCGGGATCCCGAGCAGGTACCACGCGACGAAGAACAGCACCCAGAACACCGCGACGACCAAGGCGTAGGGCATCATCAACGCGATCACGGTCCCGAGGCCCGCGCTCCTCTGGTAGCGCGCGGCGAAGACCACCATCAACGGGAAGTAGGGCATCAGCGGCGTGATGACGTTGATCGGCGAGTCGCCGACGCGGTAGGCGGCCAGGACCGTCTGCGGCAAGACGCCGAGGCGCAGCATCAGCGGGACGAAGATCGGCGCGAGGATCGCCCACTTCGCGATCTTCGCGGGCATGATGATGTCCACGACCATCGTCACGACGATGATCCCGAGCAACAACACCACCTTGCCGACGTCCAGGTTCTCGAGGATGTCGCCGAGCGCGATCGCCAGCACCTGCGCGATGTTCGAGAAGTCGAAGTAGGCGATGAACTGGGCGATCAGCAGGAACAGGAACAGCAGCGACGCGAGGCTCGCCCACGACCTGACGATCATCCCGAGCGCGTCCTCGGAGCTCTTGATGACCTTGGTCGCGATCCCGAACGCCAGGCCGGAGGCCAGGAAGCACGCCGAGATGATCACGATCAGCGAGCTCATCAGCGGCGAGTCGCCGATGATGTCGCCGTTGTCGGGGTTGCGCAGCGGCGCGCCGGACGGGAGCGTCAGCGCCGCCACGACGAGGATCACCGCGAGCAGCGCGTAGAGCGCCCAGCGCAGGCCCTTGGCCTCCAGCGCCGGGTCGAGCCCCGCGTCGCCCTCCTCGCGCGCCAGCTCCTCCGGGTCGGCGGTCGACCGGTCCCAGACGCCCAGCCGCGGCTCGACCAGGCGCGTCGTGACCTGCGTGATCACGACGGTCAGGAACAGCGTCGAGACGATCCCGAACCAGAGGTTGGCCACCAGGTCGAGATGCACCGTCGGGTCGACGAGCTGCGCCGCCTCGTTGGTGATGTCGGTCACGACGCCGTCGGCGGGCGTCAGCAGGATGTTGACCGAGAACGCCGCGCTGACCGCGCCGAACGCCGCGGCCACGCCCGCGAGCGGATGTCTCCCCACGCTGATGAACGCCGCCGCCGCGAGCGGCACCAGCACCAGGTACCCCGCGTCGGACGCGACCGACGACACGATCCCGACGAACACGATGATGTAGGTCAACGCCGCCGGT is a window of Conexibacter woesei Iso977N DNA encoding:
- a CDS encoding MFS transporter — its product is MGNGLRGGFGWLWAAYAVSTFGTYLAFDAFSLVAIIVLHAGPAKVSLLASAGLAVAAVAAVPLGPWVERRRKRGVMVAMDLVRCAALVTIPVAYWLGALRFGQLVAVAIVVGAADIGFKAASGACVKALVPREELLRSNARLESTLWTSIVAGPPLGGLLISVLGPVATMVADAASYVGSAAALRRVPRGPAPAAQARVTRPGDLLDGWRHILGDPALRPLFFNTILVGGLIMATAPLMAVLMLGRLGFAPWQYALAFGVPCVGGLVGARLSKPLVARLGEDRVLRIFGSLRACWTIPLAFIPAGIGGILLVIAVQTGLVTTIGIFNPVYATRRLELTPDDRVARTLSAWSVSSSASIAALTALWGVLASVTSLRAAVALSGVAMLATPIFLLRNTRNQKGHSSFTTRQRVGDGAGA
- a CDS encoding SLC13 family permease, with amino-acid sequence MSDATITFVVLGAAVVLFVWNRLPVPVVALGVALALYGAGVIDVDEAFAGFGDPTVVFIASLFVVSEALDATGVTTWAGQRLVAAAGDGGGKLVVLLLLLAAGLSAVLTPNGAVAALLPLTVLAAVRTGRAPSRLLIPMAYSAYAGALLVLMGSPVNVLVAEEADRTTGDAFGFFTFALVGVPLVVGVVALVMWLGPRLLPERRPRALPPDLSEHARTLVEDYTLVRHAVPDALFTRASGVTEVVVPPRSALVGLDLVPGMATPSGDLVVLAVRRAGADLGPRDGPLREGDLLLLEGPWGALEHHLGGDEVLVVDRPDAVRRQVVPLGPGARRTLVVVGCMVIALAAGLMPAAVAGVLAAGALVLLQVVGVDQAFRAVEWTAVVLIAGLIPLSHALQTTGAADDLADLVLDVVGNAGPHVLLIVLGLAAVALSIAVSNTATALILIPVGVSAAQALDVSPRPVLMSLAVACSASFLTPISTPGNLMIMSPAGYRFGDYWRFGLPCTLLFLLVAIFWVPVVWSF
- a CDS encoding AbgT family transporter — its product is MSEPAAEPAAEPPEGNTGWLGWIERAGNRVPNPALLFVGLIVFVVLLSQVLDWANVGVTHQVAEPPAAQVATHTGGAAPAIDSYDPRDSSANQGEYRIVREHVEAKGLLTGDGIRFIFTTFVSNFLGFAAVGVILVAMIGVGVAEHSGLVGALIRKLVAISSPAALTYIIVFVGIVSSVASDAGYLVLVPLAAAAFISVGRHPLAGVAAAFGAVSAAFSVNILLTPADGVVTDITNEAAQLVDPTVHLDLVANLWFGIVSTLFLTVVITQVTTRLVEPRLGVWDRSTADPEELAREEGDAGLDPALEAKGLRWALYALLAVILVVAALTLPSGAPLRNPDNGDIIGDSPLMSSLIVIISACFLASGLAFGIATKVIKSSEDALGMIVRSWASLASLLFLFLLIAQFIAYFDFSNIAQVLAIALGDILENLDVGKVVLLLGIIVVTMVVDIIMPAKIAKWAILAPIFVPLMLRLGVLPQTVLAAYRVGDSPINVITPLMPYFPLMVVFAARYQRSAGLGTVIALMMPYALVVAVFWVLFFVAWYLLGIPLGPGWPV